Proteins co-encoded in one Pseudomonadota bacterium genomic window:
- a CDS encoding ABC transporter ATP-binding protein, whose translation VDILEEIGFERDSRVPYKLASALPTGYLKRLELARCMALRPEIIFCDEVFSGLSMSEIAGMLPLIEKMKTEGITLIMVEHRLRELFRVANRVMALNFGEKLVEGEPNFVIEDKRVREAYLGSEGV comes from the coding sequence GTTGACATTCTTGAAGAAATCGGATTTGAAAGGGATTCGAGGGTTCCATACAAGCTTGCGTCAGCACTGCCTACAGGCTACCTGAAGCGCCTTGAACTCGCACGGTGTATGGCATTGAGGCCTGAGATTATATTTTGTGATGAGGTTTTTTCGGGTTTGAGCATGAGTGAGATTGCCGGAATGCTCCCCCTGATCGAAAAGATGAAGACGGAAGGGATAACCCTTATCATGGTCGAGCATAGATTGAGAGAGCTTTTCCGGGTTGCTAACAGGGTCATGGCACTGAATTTCGGCGAGAAGTTAGTTGAGGGCGAGCCTAATTTTGTTATCGAGGACAAGCGGGTAAGAGAGGCATACCTTGGCAGTGAAGGGGTATGA
- a CDS encoding ATP-binding cassette domain-containing protein, protein MLEAFELMVFYENMIALNNVSIKCDEGSIIGIFGSNSAGKSTLMYALSGIILDIKKKEEMRGGERISVYGRIFLDGKDVTTLKPHQRAKVGIVLCPERRRISAESSVLEKSRICPEPLSPVERPPASAGRLFERWRTTDACYRKGAYG, encoded by the coding sequence ATGCTTGAAGCCTTTGAATTGATGGTTTTTTATGAGAATATGATTGCCCTAAACAATGTAAGCATCAAATGCGATGAGGGCAGTATTATCGGGATATTCGGTTCCAACAGCGCCGGCAAAAGCACGCTCATGTATGCTTTGTCCGGTATTATTCTGGACATTAAAAAGAAAGAGGAAATGCGGGGTGGAGAACGGATATCCGTATACGGGAGAATTTTTCTCGACGGAAAGGATGTGACGACACTCAAGCCACACCAGAGGGCAAAAGTCGGGATTGTCCTGTGCCCGGAGCGCAGGCGCATATCCGCTGAAAGCTCGGTTTTGGAGAAATCTCGAATATGTCCTGAACCTCTTTCCCCGGTTGAAAGACCACCTGCATCGGCAGGGCGGCTTTTTGAGCGGTGGAGAACAACAGATGCTTGCTATCGGAAGGGCGCTTATGGCTAA